In one window of Drosophila mauritiana strain mau12 chromosome X, ASM438214v1, whole genome shotgun sequence DNA:
- the LOC117147451 gene encoding arginine/serine-rich coiled-coil protein 2 isoform X1 produces MEALVNYSSEDDQEDAGFQIRAPQQQQLQHLPHAKSTKTTTTASFLKQKNNNNNGSGSSPRGKEREREREREKTKPMSQQQSRRSSSRGRIDEEPKPSSRHRQERDKDRERDRDRERDKDKDKKRGDSERSRDKGRDKDHSKGDHRHHRTKDGNSHRERERDRDRERERDRDKDRDRRRSEKSSRHHSGKERHHHHHNNSSSAAAAAVSAASVRRSHDERSRRRRDSRSDSRTPPGTPPTRRHHQSQQSRKYRERDSSSRSRSPKEEHATTLRGGAVAGSHVLLAKSGGGAGSTATNATAAARVAAAALVAANAAAAAMAAGSSGGGGGGLLPTPNYAPKIPSLMSLELSTPAAAAPVAEPIQLPSYYNPSIINANRYAEQQQKRKLLWGSKKSENSANKWGNAHFSQDSDGKVASKFMRLMGIKNAGTSGNGDDRAESTNGSAAGEGNRAVRGAAPSGAAGGTKVPTDVQQRQRMFSNMEQQYEMARAATHTMRGVGLGFGSQPRTF; encoded by the exons ATGGAGGCCCTAGTGAATTATAGTAGTGAGGACGACCAGGAGGATGCTGGCTTTCAGATACGG gcaccacaacaacaacaactgcagcatttgccgcatgctAAATCcacgaaaacaacaacaactgctaGCTTCCTAAAGCAGaagaacaacaataacaatggcAGCGGCAGTAGTCCGCGCGGCAAGGAAAGAGAGCGCGAGCGGGAGAGAGAGAAGACAAAGCCGATGTCGCAGCAGCAGAGTCgtaggagcagcagcagaggcCGCATTGATGAG GAGCCGAAGCCCAGCAGTCGCCACCGCCAGGAGCGGGACAAGGACAGGGAACGGGACCGCGACCGCGAACGTGACAAGGACAAGGACAAGAAGCGCGGCGATTCAGAACGCAGTCGGGACAAAGGACGCGACAAGGATCACAGCAAG GGCGACCATCGCCACCATCGTACCAAAGACGGCAACAGCCACAGGGAGCGGGAGCGGGATCGTGACCGGGAGAGGGAGCGAGATCGCGACAAGGATCGGGACCGCAGGCGTTCGGAGAAGAGCAGTCGCCACCACAGTGGCAAGGaacgccatcatcatcatcacaaCAACTCATCGTCAGCCGCCGCTGCAGCGGTCAGTGCAGCATCAGTCCGTCGCTCCCATGATGAACGCAGTCGTCGTCGCCGGGACTCTCGATCCGATTCCCGCACACCCCCGGGCACGCCGCCCACTCGTCGCCACCATCAGTCGCAACAGTCACGCAAATATCGCGAACGCGACTCCAGCAGCCGCTCCAGATCTCCGAAGGAAGAACATGCCACAACACTTCGCGGTGGAGCTGTGGCCGGATCTCATGTTCTGCTCGCTAAGTCAGGCGGCGGAGCAGGATCAACGGCAACTaatgcaacagcagcggcgAGGGTTGCAGCGGCCGCTCTGGTAGCTGCCaatgcagcagccgcagccatGGCAGCCGGTTCATctggcggcggtggcggtggtcTCCTGCCCACACCCAACTATGCGCCCAAGATACCCTCGCTGATGTCCTTGGAGCTGAGCAcaccagcggcagcagcaccAGTCGCAGAACCCATCCAGCTGCCCAGTTACTACAATCCGAGCATCATCAATGCCAATCGCTATgcggagcagcagcagaagcgcAAGCTGCTGTGGGGCTCCAAGAAGAGCGAGAACTCGGCGAACAAGTGGGGCAACGCGCACTTCTCCCAGGACTCCGACGGCAAGGTGGCCTCCAAGTTTATGCGCCTGATGGGTATCAAGAACGCAGGTACTTCCGGCAATGGCGATGACAGGGCAGAGTCCACCAATGGGAGTGCAGCAGGCGAGGGAAATCGCGCAGTCAGAGGTGCTGCGCCATCGGGAGCCGCTGGCGGAACGAAAGTGCCCACGGACGTGCAGCAGCGCCAGCGCATGTTCTCCAACATGGAGCAGCAGTACGAGATGGCGCGAGCCGCCACACACACGATGCGCGGCGTGGGGCTTGGTTTCGGCTCCCAGCCACGTACTTTCTAG
- the LOC117147451 gene encoding arginine/serine-rich coiled-coil protein 2 isoform X2, with amino-acid sequence MSQQQSRRSSSRGRIDEEPKPSSRHRQERDKDRERDRDRERDKDKDKKRGDSERSRDKGRDKDHSKGDHRHHRTKDGNSHRERERDRDRERERDRDKDRDRRRSEKSSRHHSGKERHHHHHNNSSSAAAAAVSAASVRRSHDERSRRRRDSRSDSRTPPGTPPTRRHHQSQQSRKYRERDSSSRSRSPKEEHATTLRGGAVAGSHVLLAKSGGGAGSTATNATAAARVAAAALVAANAAAAAMAAGSSGGGGGGLLPTPNYAPKIPSLMSLELSTPAAAAPVAEPIQLPSYYNPSIINANRYAEQQQKRKLLWGSKKSENSANKWGNAHFSQDSDGKVASKFMRLMGIKNAGTSGNGDDRAESTNGSAAGEGNRAVRGAAPSGAAGGTKVPTDVQQRQRMFSNMEQQYEMARAATHTMRGVGLGFGSQPRTF; translated from the exons ATGTCGCAGCAGCAGAGTCgtaggagcagcagcagaggcCGCATTGATGAG GAGCCGAAGCCCAGCAGTCGCCACCGCCAGGAGCGGGACAAGGACAGGGAACGGGACCGCGACCGCGAACGTGACAAGGACAAGGACAAGAAGCGCGGCGATTCAGAACGCAGTCGGGACAAAGGACGCGACAAGGATCACAGCAAG GGCGACCATCGCCACCATCGTACCAAAGACGGCAACAGCCACAGGGAGCGGGAGCGGGATCGTGACCGGGAGAGGGAGCGAGATCGCGACAAGGATCGGGACCGCAGGCGTTCGGAGAAGAGCAGTCGCCACCACAGTGGCAAGGaacgccatcatcatcatcacaaCAACTCATCGTCAGCCGCCGCTGCAGCGGTCAGTGCAGCATCAGTCCGTCGCTCCCATGATGAACGCAGTCGTCGTCGCCGGGACTCTCGATCCGATTCCCGCACACCCCCGGGCACGCCGCCCACTCGTCGCCACCATCAGTCGCAACAGTCACGCAAATATCGCGAACGCGACTCCAGCAGCCGCTCCAGATCTCCGAAGGAAGAACATGCCACAACACTTCGCGGTGGAGCTGTGGCCGGATCTCATGTTCTGCTCGCTAAGTCAGGCGGCGGAGCAGGATCAACGGCAACTaatgcaacagcagcggcgAGGGTTGCAGCGGCCGCTCTGGTAGCTGCCaatgcagcagccgcagccatGGCAGCCGGTTCATctggcggcggtggcggtggtcTCCTGCCCACACCCAACTATGCGCCCAAGATACCCTCGCTGATGTCCTTGGAGCTGAGCAcaccagcggcagcagcaccAGTCGCAGAACCCATCCAGCTGCCCAGTTACTACAATCCGAGCATCATCAATGCCAATCGCTATgcggagcagcagcagaagcgcAAGCTGCTGTGGGGCTCCAAGAAGAGCGAGAACTCGGCGAACAAGTGGGGCAACGCGCACTTCTCCCAGGACTCCGACGGCAAGGTGGCCTCCAAGTTTATGCGCCTGATGGGTATCAAGAACGCAGGTACTTCCGGCAATGGCGATGACAGGGCAGAGTCCACCAATGGGAGTGCAGCAGGCGAGGGAAATCGCGCAGTCAGAGGTGCTGCGCCATCGGGAGCCGCTGGCGGAACGAAAGTGCCCACGGACGTGCAGCAGCGCCAGCGCATGTTCTCCAACATGGAGCAGCAGTACGAGATGGCGCGAGCCGCCACACACACGATGCGCGGCGTGGGGCTTGGTTTCGGCTCCCAGCCACGTACTTTCTAG
- the LOC117147451 gene encoding uncharacterized protein LOC117147451 isoform X3, whose amino-acid sequence MEALVNYSSEDDQEDAGFQIRWQSTPRHHNNNNNCSICRMLNPRKQQQLLAC is encoded by the exons ATGGAGGCCCTAGTGAATTATAGTAGTGAGGACGACCAGGAGGATGCTGGCTTTCAGATACGG TGGCAAAGTACCCCTAggcaccacaacaacaacaacaactgcagcatttgccgcatgctAAATCctcgaaaacaacaacaactgctaGCTTGCTAA